The genomic window GGGACGGGGGAGTGTATCTCCTTGCCATAGTTCCCGTTGGGATTACTTTGATCGCAACTATGTTTGCGGCCTCCATTACCTCAGCCTTGCTCATTACCTTCTTAGGTGCGTTGCTAGTGGGAATCGGAGAGGAAATTGTATTCCGTCATATTTTCTTTAGCGCGCTTCTGAAGCAGAGTGCCACCCGAGGAAAGACTGTGACTGCGGCAATACTGACGTCGGCGCTGGTCTTTTCTGTCGTTCATGCGGTCAATGTATTCGGTGGACAATCGGTCGCGCAGGTGAGTATCCAGCTAGGGACCACATTTTTGCTCGGCATCTTCTTTGCGGGACTCTACCTAAACGAGGAGCATCTTGAGCCTCATCGTTCTTCACTAGTTATGGGATTGCCTGGTTTTGATCGCCCCGGGAGTCGATTCCTTCCCAGCGCCCGTTTTGCCAGTTCTGATGGTTTGGCAAGTGGTGATCTCTGTGGCGGAATCGTACTGTTAAAGCGAAGTGAAATGATGCAGGGCGGAAATCTGTGGGATCTTTTCGCACCGATCTTCGTATATGGCGACATCGGTTCGAAAAGATCCCACAGATTTCTGGTTCGCGCTCTAGCCGTCAAATTCTCAAAAGAACCGTGCCCCCTGAGCTTTACCCCTCAAACAACCGTCGCGCCGCGGCGTATAACGATTGCGTGAAGCTGGTGCGATGCGGTGTCGCTATGATTTGTGAACTGGCGCTAACCTAGTGATCTTTGCTCCGGAGGCTATCAACTCAAGTCCGGTTAGCTATAACGAGAACTGACCTTAACCGCGAGTGCGGTCTGCTGCGTAACCGCACAAGAGCGCTGATAATCCGACAAACGGTACAAGGTTGGAGGCTGCCTGGCCTAAGCAGATGTGAGCGCTAAAATGCAACATGATTGATGTCACTTTGCTAATGTGTTCTTGCCTTGTGGACGCACTGACTGGGGCGTTTAGGATGGAGAAGTTCGAGGTGGACGCAACTGGCTAAGGCGTATGTCCCGAAGTTGGGAGCTGCAGTGCGTCCGCAAGCGCAACCCCGCGCGATCAAGATCAATGGGGATCGGAGGAACCTGTGTCGACAACCGAAGTTCCAACCTACACACCGGAAGAAGAGAAATACGTTATCCGAAACAAGGATGGCGTACCTGTTGGCGTAAAGCCCCACGGCAAGTGGACGCCCGCGAAAATTGCCTTGTGGGCAGCTATCTCTTTGCTCGGTGCTACTGGCTGGGCGATGCTTGCTATTATCCGCGGAGAAGAGGTGAATTCAATCTGGTTCGTAATCACGTCGATCTGTACCTATGCGATTGGATACCGTTTCTACGCGCTATACATCCAGAAGAAGATCATGATCCCAGATGATCGCAACGCCACTCCGGCGGAGCGCATCAACAACGGCCGTGATTACGATCCAACTAACCGTGTGGTGCTCTACGGGCATCACTTCGCCGCTATTGCGGGAGCTGGTCCGCTCGTCGGTCCGGTGCTTGCGGCGCAGATGGGTTACCTGCCTGGTACTTTGTGGATTATCTTCG from Trueperella pyogenes includes these protein-coding regions:
- a CDS encoding CPBP family intramembrane glutamic endopeptidase, which translates into the protein MNKFEGVKYSDPAFIQHFIWLVLAVVVCALLYYFAFQSETALPVERSRDGGVYLLAIVPVGITLIATMFAASITSALLITFLGALLVGIGEEIVFRHIFFSALLKQSATRGKTVTAAILTSALVFSVVHAVNVFGGQSVAQVSIQLGTTFLLGIFFAGLYLNEEHLEPHRSSLVMGLPGFDRPGSRFLPSARFASSDGLASGDLCGGIVLLKRSEMMQGGNLWDLFAPIFVYGDIGSKRSHRFLVRALAVKFSKEPCPLSFTPQTTVAPRRITIA